In Hydrogenovibrio thermophilus, the following are encoded in one genomic region:
- a CDS encoding SMP-30/gluconolactonase/LRE family protein: MLLKKHPLAWALAALLPTLPFTTTLADNAHLKGVGFATPEAMEYEADSDTYLVANINGSPFEKDDNGFISKLSPDGEVIELKWLDGASDDIALNAPKGMVTQDGKLYVADIDRLRVFDLSSKKQLDDIVFPGSSFINGVSPAPDGGLYVTDSGMAPGFKPSGTEAIYKVDAGGKVIKLKSGKLGHPNGVYAKGDTLWMVTLGSGQLRTMTLDGTETSRMTLPFNRLDGLIVTNDNRLITSSWKAKGVYEITPDDHLELIVGDLESPADLGYDSKRNRLLIPLFLKDEVVIYSLED; encoded by the coding sequence ATGTTATTGAAAAAACACCCTCTCGCCTGGGCGCTGGCCGCCTTATTGCCAACCCTCCCGTTCACGACCACTTTGGCCGATAACGCCCACTTGAAAGGTGTCGGGTTCGCCACACCGGAAGCCATGGAATACGAAGCCGACAGCGACACTTATCTGGTCGCCAACATCAACGGCAGCCCGTTTGAAAAAGACGACAACGGCTTTATTTCCAAGTTGTCACCGGACGGCGAAGTGATTGAATTGAAATGGTTGGATGGCGCCAGCGACGACATCGCACTCAACGCGCCGAAAGGCATGGTGACGCAAGACGGTAAACTCTATGTGGCCGACATTGACCGTCTGCGCGTGTTCGATTTGAGCAGCAAAAAACAATTGGACGACATCGTTTTTCCCGGCAGCAGCTTCATTAACGGCGTCAGCCCGGCACCGGACGGCGGCCTGTACGTCACCGACAGCGGCATGGCACCCGGCTTCAAACCGTCCGGCACCGAAGCGATTTACAAAGTCGATGCCGGAGGAAAAGTCATTAAACTGAAAAGCGGAAAACTCGGCCATCCGAACGGCGTTTACGCCAAAGGCGACACACTCTGGATGGTCACGCTTGGTTCCGGCCAGCTTCGCACCATGACACTGGACGGCACGGAAACCTCGCGCATGACCTTGCCGTTCAATCGTCTGGACGGCTTGATTGTGACCAATGACAACCGCCTCATCACCTCCAGCTGGAAAGCCAAAGGGGTTTACGAAATTACCCCTGACGACCATTTGGAATTGATTGTCGGCGACCTGGAATCTCCGGCGGACTTGGGCTACGACAGCAAACGCAACCGCTTGTTGATTCCGTTGTTCCTGAAGGACGAAGTGGTCATTTACTCATTGGAAGACTGA